The following are encoded together in the Hydrotalea sp. genome:
- a CDS encoding ABC transporter ATP-binding protein, with the protein MSKKVTKKSAASSRAINGPVLEFRNVDFAYGATHGRAPQEKILDSLSFAVPMRGLMSLLGPSGAGKTTILRLALGLEKPDNGEVFINRQLVSNNQFVVPPEKRRVGLLFQDIALFPHLTVFDNIAFGLNNIGLNNIGLNNGNGNGAAKNSNLAPLDKKNIVMRWLEQIGLPDFGNRYPHQLSGGEQQRVALARALAPGSRLILMDEPFSSLNERTRDDMRNWVLNFLAARGIAALMVTHSVEEAMFMSDSIAVLYNKKLQQHGTPADIYYNPSNKFVATMFGAVNQFYAEVQQGQVTTPLGQFTANHQGKKFHDGQMVEVIIRADAVDVQPENKNLTKTTNEKITGTITDVRFLGQHSLVTWRIDATTATKIYSRITTDQGGATALASGQRVQATVDKKGVFVFAKQ; encoded by the coding sequence ATGAGCAAAAAAGTTACGAAAAAATCAGCCGCATCATCACGCGCCATCAATGGGCCGGTGTTGGAATTTCGCAATGTCGATTTTGCCTATGGCGCGACGCACGGTCGGGCACCGCAAGAAAAAATATTGGACAGCTTATCCTTTGCCGTGCCGATGCGGGGGTTGATGTCGCTCCTCGGCCCGTCGGGCGCGGGCAAAACAACCATTTTGCGCTTGGCCCTGGGGTTGGAAAAACCCGACAATGGCGAGGTTTTTATCAACCGCCAATTGGTGTCGAACAACCAATTTGTTGTGCCGCCCGAAAAACGGCGGGTGGGGTTGCTGTTCCAGGACATTGCCCTTTTCCCGCACCTTACGGTGTTTGACAATATTGCCTTTGGTTTAAACAACATTGGGTTAAACAACATTGGTTTGAACAATGGTAATGGTAATGGCGCGGCAAAAAATAGCAACCTTGCGCCGCTTGATAAAAAAAATATCGTCATGCGGTGGTTGGAACAAATTGGTTTGCCGGATTTTGGCAATCGCTACCCGCACCAATTGTCGGGCGGCGAACAACAACGGGTTGCCTTGGCGCGCGCCCTGGCCCCGGGGAGTCGATTGATATTGATGGATGAGCCTTTTTCATCGCTCAACGAACGCACCCGCGATGACATGCGCAATTGGGTGCTGAATTTTTTGGCGGCGCGCGGCATTGCCGCCCTGATGGTTACCCATTCGGTCGAGGAAGCCATGTTCATGAGCGACAGCATCGCCGTGCTTTATAATAAAAAATTGCAACAACATGGCACGCCGGCCGATATTTATTATAACCCAAGTAATAAATTTGTCGCCACCATGTTCGGCGCGGTTAATCAATTTTATGCCGAGGTGCAACAGGGCCAGGTGACAACGCCGCTCGGCCAATTTACCGCCAACCACCAGGGCAAAAAATTTCACGACGGGCAAATGGTCGAGGTTATCATCCGCGCCGATGCGGTTGATGTGCAACCAGAAAATAAAAACCTAACAAAAACCACAAACGAAAAAATTACCGGCACCATCACCGACGTGCGATTCCTTGGCCAACATTCATTGGTTACCTGGCGTATCGATGCAACCACCGCAACCAAAATTTACAGCCGCATCACCACCGACCAGGGGGGGGCAACCGCCCTCGCCAGCGGCCAGCGGGTGCAGGCCACGGTTGATAAAAAGGGCGTGTTTGTTTTCGCCAAACAATAA
- a CDS encoding trimethylamine methyltransferase family protein codes for MSRRMGGRATRVAARQAPLEVDLQPIWRGMKSGRLSLFTAEEREQIAETAFNILENIGFAEPLQSTIDYCSKLGATMKNGRLCFPKNMVKDCVAMANKKFTLYGLDPEWDLQPYDERVYYGTAGAAVHMVDPYTMEYRESLLQDLYQAAKICDHMDNIHFFQRTLVPRDLPDPLDMDFNTCYASVRGSRKHVGTSWVDPKHFDLSLAMLHEIAGGKEQWLARPFVSQSCCFVVPPLKFAQDACRCLERAALEGMPILLISAGQAGATVPASLAGAVALATAEVLAGLCYVNAVKAGAPAMFGTWPFVSDLRSGAMSGGSAEQSLLMSGVGEMGKYFGLISAVASGMADSKIPDYQAGAEKAYNHAIVAQSGANLVYESAGMHASLLGFCLESLVLDNDLLGSVSRIIRGIEVNDETLSYETIRSVCIDGPGHFLGSAQTLKVMQKDYFYPQTFDRASPKEWAANNKPTALDKARGIKEKLLALDPHGFVDPALDKELRKRYPIKLPEAHL; via the coding sequence ATGTCACGCAGAATGGGGGGTCGCGCTACAAGGGTTGCCGCAAGGCAAGCCCCGCTCGAGGTTGACCTCCAGCCCATTTGGCGCGGCATGAAATCTGGCCGTTTGTCGCTTTTCACAGCTGAGGAGCGGGAGCAAATCGCCGAAACCGCCTTTAATATATTGGAAAACATCGGCTTTGCCGAACCATTGCAATCGACCATCGATTATTGCAGCAAATTGGGCGCGACCATGAAAAATGGCCGCCTCTGCTTCCCCAAAAACATGGTGAAGGATTGCGTGGCGATGGCCAACAAAAAATTTACACTCTATGGGTTGGACCCCGAATGGGATTTGCAACCATATGACGAACGGGTTTATTACGGCACGGCCGGCGCGGCGGTGCATATGGTTGACCCATACACCATGGAATACCGCGAATCATTGTTGCAAGATTTGTATCAAGCGGCAAAAATTTGTGACCACATGGATAACATCCATTTTTTCCAACGCACCCTGGTGCCGCGCGATTTGCCCGACCCCTTGGACATGGATTTCAACACCTGTTATGCCTCGGTGCGCGGTTCGCGCAAACATGTTGGCACATCGTGGGTTGACCCAAAACATTTCGACCTTTCCTTGGCGATGCTTCATGAAATTGCCGGTGGCAAGGAACAATGGTTGGCACGGCCGTTTGTGTCGCAATCTTGCTGTTTTGTTGTGCCGCCATTAAAATTTGCGCAGGATGCTTGCCGTTGTTTGGAACGCGCCGCGTTGGAGGGCATGCCCATATTGCTGATTTCCGCTGGCCAAGCCGGTGCCACGGTGCCGGCCAGCCTGGCCGGTGCGGTCGCCCTGGCCACGGCCGAGGTATTGGCCGGGTTATGTTACGTAAATGCGGTCAAGGCCGGCGCGCCGGCGATGTTTGGCACCTGGCCATTTGTTAGCGATTTACGGAGCGGCGCGATGAGCGGCGGTTCGGCCGAACAATCATTGTTGATGTCTGGCGTGGGTGAAATGGGCAAATATTTTGGTTTGATAAGCGCGGTGGCGTCGGGCATGGCCGATTCAAAAATTCCCGATTACCAAGCCGGCGCGGAAAAGGCCTATAACCATGCCATCGTTGCGCAATCGGGCGCGAATTTGGTTTATGAATCGGCCGGCATGCACGCCAGCCTGCTCGGGTTTTGCCTCGAAAGTTTGGTGTTAGACAACGACCTGCTGGGTTCGGTTAGCCGCATCATCCGCGGGATTGAGGTCAATGACGAAACCTTAAGTTACGAAACCATCCGCTCGGTTTGCATCGACGGGCCTGGGCATTTCTTGGGGTCGGCGCAAACCCTGAAGGTCATGCAAAAAGATTATTTCTATCCGCAAACATTTGACCGCGCATCGCCCAAGGAATGGGCCGCCAACAACAAACCAACCGCGTTGGATAAGGCGCGCGGCATCAAGGAAAAATTATTGGCTTTAGATCCCCATGGTTTTGTCGACCCCGCACTAGATAAAGAATTGCGCAAACGCTACCCGATTAAATTGCCCGAGGCGCATTTGTAA